From one Phocaeicola salanitronis DSM 18170 genomic stretch:
- a CDS encoding ACT domain-containing protein has protein sequence MNKSIITVVGKDSVGIIAKVCSYLAENNINILDISQTIVQEYFNMMMIVDMARIEKPFEQISKELAEVGNGIGVQVKCQREEIFDKMHRI, from the coding sequence ATGAATAAGTCAATTATTACGGTAGTAGGAAAAGATTCGGTCGGCATTATCGCAAAGGTATGCTCGTATCTGGCAGAGAACAATATTAATATATTGGATATATCGCAGACTATTGTCCAGGAATATTTCAATATGATGATGATTGTGGACATGGCACGCATCGAAAAGCCGTTCGAACAAATATCAAAGGAGTTGGCAGAAGTAGGGAACGGAATAGGCGTTCAGGTAAAATGCCAGCGTGAAGAGATTTTCGACAAAATGCACCGGATTTAA
- a CDS encoding PFL family protein, protein MINISEVLETNKMIEKENLDVRTITMGISLLECADSNLEVLCRNIYEKITRLAKDLVKTGEDISQEYGIPIVNKRISITPVSLVGGAACQTPDDYVKIAQVLDRAAEELGVNFIGGYSAIVSKGMTRSDELLIRSIPKAMACTERICSSVNVGSTKTGINMDAVRLLGDIIKDTARMTASRDSLGCAKLVVLCNAPDDNPFMAGAFHGVSEDDAIINVGVSGPGVVKYALEQIRDADFEVLCETIKRTAFKITRVGQLVAQEASRRLGVPFGIIDLSLAPTPAIGDSVADILKEIGLEHPGAPGTTAALALLNDQVKKGGVMASSYVGGLSGAFIPVSEDQGMIDAVEAGALTIEKLEAMTCVCSVGLDMIAIPGDTSAATIAGIIADESAIGMVNQKTTAVRIIPVEGKHVGDTVEFGGLLGYAPIMPVNRFSCEAFVNRGGRIPAPIHSFKN, encoded by the coding sequence ATGATCAATATATCAGAGGTTCTTGAAACCAACAAGATGATCGAGAAAGAGAATCTGGATGTGCGTACCATTACGATGGGAATCAGCTTGCTGGAATGTGCTGATAGCAATCTGGAGGTGCTTTGCCGGAATATTTATGAAAAGATAACCCGCCTTGCCAAGGACTTGGTGAAGACAGGAGAGGATATTTCGCAGGAGTATGGAATTCCTATTGTAAACAAGCGCATTTCGATTACGCCGGTTTCGTTGGTAGGAGGCGCGGCTTGCCAGACCCCCGATGATTATGTTAAGATTGCTCAGGTTTTGGACCGTGCGGCGGAGGAGTTGGGCGTGAATTTTATAGGAGGCTATTCGGCTATCGTGTCGAAAGGCATGACCCGGAGCGATGAATTGCTGATTCGTTCTATTCCGAAAGCGATGGCTTGTACGGAACGGATTTGCAGTTCGGTGAATGTTGGCTCTACGAAGACGGGCATCAATATGGATGCGGTGCGCCTGTTGGGAGACATTATCAAGGATACGGCACGTATGACCGCCAGCCGGGACTCGTTAGGGTGTGCCAAGCTGGTAGTGTTGTGTAATGCGCCGGATGATAATCCGTTTATGGCAGGTGCTTTTCACGGTGTTTCAGAAGACGATGCGATTATTAATGTCGGCGTAAGCGGTCCGGGTGTCGTGAAGTATGCGCTTGAACAGATTCGGGATGCCGACTTTGAAGTTTTGTGTGAAACGATTAAGCGGACGGCGTTCAAGATTACCCGTGTGGGTCAACTGGTGGCGCAAGAGGCTTCGCGCAGATTGGGCGTGCCGTTTGGGATTATCGATTTGTCTTTGGCCCCTACACCGGCTATCGGGGATAGTGTGGCAGATATTTTGAAAGAAATCGGTTTGGAGCATCCCGGCGCACCGGGTACTACGGCTGCTTTGGCATTACTGAACGATCAGGTGAAAAAAGGTGGCGTAATGGCTTCTTCGTATGTCGGCGGGCTGAGCGGTGCTTTTATACCTGTAAGTGAAGACCAGGGAATGATTGATGCGGTAGAAGCCGGGGCTTTGACCATTGAGAAGCTGGAAGCGATGACTTGTGTATGTTCGGTCGGCCTGGATATGATAGCCATTCCGGGTGATACTTCGGCGGCTACGATTGCCGGCATCATTGCGGACGAATCGGCTATCGGAATGGTGAACCAGAAGACTACGGCGGTACGTATTATTCCGGTAGAAGGAAAGCATGTCGGAGATACGGTCGAGTTCGGAGGCTTGTTGGGATATGCGCCGATTATGCCGGTCAACCGCTTCAGTTGTGAGGCATTTGTAAACCGCGGCGGACGTATTCCGGCTCCGATACATAGCTTTAAGAATTAA
- a CDS encoding ATP-dependent helicase, translating to MADFLDGLNESQREAVLYVDGPSLVIAGAGSGKTRVLTYKIAYLLDQGYEPWSILALTFTNKAAREMKERIAGQVGADRARYLWMGTFHSIFSRILRFEAGALGFSSDFTIYDAADSKSLIKSIIKEMHLDDKVYRPGAVQSRISNAKNHLILPEAYAANAELYQSDLEAKMPSLRDIYARYWERCRQSDAMDFDDLLVYTYLLFERFPEVREKYASRFRFVLVDEYQDTNFAQHRIVWQLTEKSRRVCVVGDDAQSIYSFRGANIDNILKFTEEYKEARLFKLEQNYRSTQTIVNAANSLIAKNSEQIRKEVFSEKAKGEPIPVFNAYSDVEEGDIVANQIVKLAAGGAYGYDDFAILYRTNAQSRIFEEALRKRGLPYRIYGGLSFYQRKEIKDIVAYFRLVVNPNDEEAFKRIINFPARGIGDTTLNKIIDAATRANVSLWTVLNEPLAYGLSLAKNTCAKLQGFRDLIAGFAEDAVRKNAYEVGQDIVRRSGIIAEIYRDRTPENLSRQENVEELINGMHDFCASREEEGNERVSLSDYLSEISLLTDLDSEEGEGARITLMTIHSAKGLEFKNVFVVGLEENLFPSPMASGSYRQLEEERRLFYVAVTRAEEHCFLSFAKSRFKYGKMEFCSPSRFLRDIDACYLKLPLDGGVPASPKRVMSDAPRFAKPEPPRVLRKVSLSPAPEGMPSSKPGAAVEVGQTIEHERFGIGEIIKVEGTGDNCKATVQFRHAGTKQLLLKFARFKVVS from the coding sequence ATGGCGGATTTCTTAGACGGACTGAATGAAAGTCAGCGTGAGGCGGTATTGTATGTCGACGGCCCTTCGCTTGTGATAGCGGGCGCAGGGTCGGGGAAGACGCGTGTGCTGACTTATAAAATCGCTTATTTGTTAGACCAGGGCTATGAGCCTTGGTCTATTCTTGCCTTGACCTTTACGAATAAGGCGGCACGGGAGATGAAGGAGCGCATAGCCGGACAGGTCGGGGCAGACCGGGCACGTTACTTATGGATGGGGACATTCCATTCCATTTTCTCACGTATCTTGCGGTTCGAAGCAGGGGCGTTGGGCTTTTCTTCTGATTTTACAATATATGATGCGGCAGATTCCAAGAGCCTGATAAAATCGATTATTAAGGAAATGCATCTGGACGATAAGGTTTATCGTCCGGGAGCGGTTCAAAGCCGTATCAGCAATGCCAAGAACCATTTGATATTGCCCGAAGCGTATGCGGCTAATGCCGAATTGTATCAAAGTGACTTAGAGGCGAAAATGCCTTCCTTGCGGGATATTTACGCTCGTTATTGGGAACGGTGCAGGCAGAGTGACGCAATGGATTTCGATGATTTGCTGGTATATACGTATCTGCTTTTCGAAAGATTCCCTGAGGTGCGCGAGAAGTACGCTTCCCGGTTCCGTTTTGTATTGGTGGACGAGTATCAGGATACGAATTTTGCCCAACACCGCATCGTGTGGCAATTGACCGAGAAGAGCCGCAGGGTGTGTGTGGTGGGGGATGACGCACAAAGCATCTACTCGTTCCGCGGAGCCAATATTGATAATATTCTCAAGTTTACGGAAGAATATAAAGAGGCGCGTCTTTTTAAACTGGAGCAGAACTACCGTTCTACACAAACCATTGTGAATGCGGCCAATAGCCTGATAGCCAAGAATAGCGAACAGATTCGGAAAGAGGTTTTCTCGGAGAAAGCCAAAGGGGAACCGATACCGGTCTTCAATGCATACAGCGATGTGGAAGAAGGCGATATTGTTGCCAATCAAATCGTGAAATTGGCTGCTGGAGGTGCATACGGATATGATGACTTCGCGATTTTGTACCGCACGAATGCCCAAAGCCGTATCTTTGAGGAAGCCTTGCGCAAGCGGGGGCTTCCGTACCGCATTTACGGAGGACTTTCGTTTTACCAGCGGAAAGAAATCAAGGATATTGTAGCTTATTTCCGGCTGGTGGTGAATCCCAATGACGAGGAAGCGTTCAAGCGGATAATCAATTTCCCTGCCCGGGGGATTGGCGATACGACTTTAAACAAAATCATTGATGCCGCCACACGGGCGAATGTAAGTCTTTGGACGGTATTGAACGAACCGCTTGCCTATGGTTTGTCGCTGGCGAAAAATACTTGTGCCAAGTTGCAGGGGTTCCGCGACCTGATAGCGGGTTTTGCGGAAGATGCTGTTCGGAAGAATGCTTACGAAGTGGGGCAGGACATTGTGCGCCGGTCGGGGATTATTGCAGAGATTTATCGGGATCGTACGCCGGAGAACTTGAGCCGTCAGGAAAACGTGGAAGAGTTGATTAACGGCATGCATGATTTCTGTGCCAGCCGTGAAGAAGAAGGAAACGAGCGGGTTTCGCTTTCCGATTATTTGTCCGAGATTTCATTGCTTACCGATTTGGATAGCGAAGAAGGGGAGGGGGCGCGGATTACGCTCATGACCATCCATTCGGCGAAAGGGCTGGAGTTCAAGAATGTGTTTGTGGTGGGGCTGGAAGAGAACCTGTTTCCCAGTCCTATGGCGTCCGGTTCTTACCGCCAGCTGGAAGAAGAGCGGCGTCTGTTTTATGTGGCGGTTACCCGTGCCGAAGAACATTGTTTCCTTTCGTTCGCCAAGTCACGGTTTAAATACGGAAAAATGGAATTCTGCAGTCCCAGCCGTTTCTTGCGGGACATTGATGCTTGCTATTTGAAATTGCCTTTGGACGGGGGCGTTCCCGCAAGCCCGAAGCGGGTGATGTCTGATGCTCCGCGTTTCGCAAAGCCCGAACCGCCTCGTGTATTGCGTAAGGTATCTCTTTCTCCAGCTCCGGAAGGAATGCCTTCTTCTAAGCCGGGAGCGGCGGTTGAAGTAGGGCAGACCATCGAGCACGAGCGTTTTGGCATCGGCGAGATTATCAAAGTGGAAGGAACGGGCGATAATTGCAAGGCAACGGTTCAGTTCCGTCATGCCGGAACCAAGCAGCTCCTGCTGAAGTTTGCGAGGTTTAAAGTTGTTTCATAA
- the nspC gene encoding carboxynorspermidine decarboxylase — translation MLDITKVPSPCYVMEEDLLRKNLSLIKSVAERAGVEIILAFKAFALWKSFPIFREYIRHTTASSVYEARLAFEEFGSKAHTYSPAYTDGNFADFLKYSSHITFNSLSQYGRFYPKVKASSEPVSCGIRINPEYSEVEVELYNPCAPGTRFGVTADLLPDRLPEGIEGFHCHCHCESSSYELERTLKHIEEKFACWFPQLKWLNLGGGHLMTRKDYDVEHLIGLLQGLKVRYPHLQIILEPGSAFAWQTGPLVASVVDVVESRGIRTAVLDVSFTCHMPDCLEMPYQPAVRGAESLPAEAVKTARPDEHVYRLGGNSCLSGDYMGSWKFGHALQVGERIVFEDMIHYTMVKTNMFNGIHHPSIALCHSNGELEVYRTFHYEDYRDRMC, via the coding sequence ATGTTGGATATAACGAAAGTTCCTTCTCCATGTTATGTTATGGAAGAAGATTTGCTCAGGAAGAACCTGAGCCTGATAAAATCGGTTGCGGAACGGGCAGGGGTGGAAATCATCCTTGCTTTCAAGGCGTTTGCCCTATGGAAGTCGTTTCCGATATTCCGCGAATACATTCGCCATACGACGGCAAGTTCGGTATACGAGGCACGGCTTGCTTTCGAAGAGTTCGGGAGCAAGGCACATACTTATTCGCCTGCTTATACCGATGGGAATTTTGCTGATTTCCTGAAATATAGCAGCCACATCACGTTTAATTCGCTATCGCAATACGGACGGTTTTATCCGAAAGTGAAGGCAAGTTCCGAACCGGTGTCTTGTGGCATACGCATCAATCCGGAATATTCGGAAGTGGAGGTGGAATTGTATAACCCTTGTGCGCCGGGCACACGTTTCGGGGTGACGGCAGATTTGTTGCCCGACCGTTTGCCCGAAGGGATTGAAGGCTTTCATTGCCATTGCCATTGCGAGTCAAGTTCGTACGAACTGGAACGTACATTAAAGCATATCGAAGAAAAATTTGCCTGTTGGTTCCCTCAATTGAAATGGCTGAACCTGGGAGGCGGGCATCTGATGACCCGTAAGGATTATGATGTGGAGCATCTGATAGGCTTATTGCAAGGGTTGAAGGTGCGTTACCCTCATTTGCAAATCATTTTAGAGCCAGGCTCAGCCTTTGCCTGGCAGACCGGCCCGCTGGTGGCTTCGGTGGTCGATGTAGTAGAAAGCCGTGGCATCCGTACCGCGGTTCTCGATGTAAGCTTTACCTGCCACATGCCCGATTGCCTGGAAATGCCTTACCAGCCTGCGGTGCGCGGGGCGGAGTCGCTTCCGGCAGAGGCGGTTAAGACGGCACGTCCCGATGAGCATGTTTACCGGTTGGGCGGAAACAGTTGCCTGAGCGGGGATTACATGGGAAGCTGGAAGTTCGGTCATGCGTTGCAGGTGGGCGAGCGGATTGTGTTCGAAGACATGATTCATTATACCATGGTAAAGACGAACATGTTCAACGGCATCCATCATCCTTCCATCGCCTTGTGTCATAGCAACGGTGAGCTGGAAGTATATCGCACTTTCCATTACGAGGATTACCGTGACCGGATGTGTTGA